In Rutidosis leptorrhynchoides isolate AG116_Rl617_1_P2 chromosome 2, CSIRO_AGI_Rlap_v1, whole genome shotgun sequence, one genomic interval encodes:
- the LOC139888802 gene encoding uncharacterized protein — MTILPASFTGGPHYMYSHYLEALAISRIFRNLAFFVTFTCNAKWPEIARYLKPFPHLSPSDRADIVARVFHMKVNEFINFLKDECPLGHVRGGTDRVAVRIAKPIGSDSRQSQQQMQPVDEIKNFIDARFICPHEACWRIFNFPIHHREPAVQIQAVHLENMQLVKFSGKQPLRAIVENNEAKKTTLTEWLNYNASLVNRRANLKKPSIGRISYIHPAYGEVFFLRMLLCHRKGCTSFADIRTVNQILHNTYRSACEAAGLLGDDREWSAVLEEASVSATSSQLRSLFTHILSYCTVTNPLALWENHWKLMGDDIPLRAAANLNMSHLHINADDLHNFVLYEVEILLNQCSKSISDFALPSLPADLLADLANRLIMEERNYDRAVLNAERLELECQMNSKQKKIYDLITSASLNEQTEHVFVYGHSGTGKTFLWKAIITALRSRGNIVLAVASSGIVSLLLLSGRTAHSRFKLPLAPMNDKHCFEALDWSLRDILGNTEEYFGGKSVILGGDFKQTLPIQTKGGKSAILSACITTSHFWK, encoded by the exons ATGACGATTCTTCCCGCTTCGTTCACTGGTGGCCCACATTATATGTACAGTCATTATCTCGAAGCTCTGGCAATTTCACGCATTTTTAGAAACCTGGCATTTTTTGTAACTTTCACGTGTAATGCAAAGTGGCCTGAAATTGCTCGGTACTTGAAGCCTTTTCCTCACCTATCGCCTTCAGACCGAGCTGATATAGTCGCTCGTGTGTTCCACATGAAGGTCAATGAGTTTATAAACTTTTTAAAGGACGAGTGTCCTCTTGGCCATGTTCGCGGAG GTACTGACCGTGTGGCTGTTCGTATAGCAAAACCCATAGGCAGTGACAGTCGCCAGTCACAGCAGCAGATGCAACCGGTTGATGAAATTAAAAACTTTATAGATGCTCGGTTCATTTGTCCTCACGAAGCCTGTTGGCGGATTTTTAACTTCCCGATTCATCATCGGGAACCTGCTGTCCAGATTCAGGCTGTTCATCTTGAAAATATGCAGTTGGTAAAGTTTTCGGGCAAGCAACCCCTGCGTGCTATTGTTGAAAACAATGAAGCCAAAAAAACTACTCTCACTGAGTGGCTTAATTATAATGCATCTTTAGTTAAC CGCAGGGCAAACCTAAAGAAACCATCAATTGGCAGGATATCGTATATACATCCTGCCTATGGAGAAGTGTTTTTTCTAAGGATGCTTTTGTGCCATCGAAAGGGGTGCACGAGCTTTGCAGATATTAGAACAGTCAACCAGATCCTTCATAATACATATCGGTCTGCGTGTGAAGCAGCTGGGTTACTCGGTGATGATAGAGAGTGGTCAGCGGTACTAGAAGAAGCATCCGTATCTGCCACATCGTCTCAGTTACGCTCTCTTTTTACGCACATTTTGTCTTATTGCACTGTTACAAACCCACTTGCTCTTTGGGAAAATCACTGGAAACTAATGGGTGATGATATACCCCTTCGTGCAGCTGCCAATTTAAATATGTCCCACTTGCATATAAACGCCGATGACCTACATAACTTTGTCCTGTATGAGGTAGAGATCCTTTTGAACCAGTGTTCGAAATCGATTTCCGATTTCGCACTACCGTCGCTGCCAGCTGACCTGCTCGCAGATTTGGCCAACCGTCTTATCATGGAGGAGAGAAACTATGATCGTGCAGTTTTAAATGCCGAACGCTTAGAACTCGAATGTCAAATGAATTCGAAGCAAAAGAAAATTTACGATCTTATAACAAGCGCTTCGTTGAATGAACAAACTGAACATGTATTTGTATACGGGCACAGCGGCACCGGGAAGACATTCTTATGGAAAGCCATAATCACAGCACTGAGATCTAGAGGTAATATAGTTCTTGCTGTTGCATCATCTGGCATTGTATCTCTACTTCTACTTTCGGGAAGAACCGCACATTCTCGATTCAAACTACCGCTG GCGCCAATGAATGATAAGCACTGTTTCGAAGCTCTTGATTGGAGTCTTCGAGATATTTTAGGAAACACTGAAGAATATTTTGGTGGTAAGTCTGTGATACTTGGGGGTGACTTTAAACAAACGTTACCTATTCAGACAAAAGGAGGGAAATCAGCTATCCTTAGTGCTTGTATTACGACTTCACATTTCTGGAAGTGA
- the LOC139888803 gene encoding uncharacterized protein has product MRLLRPGLTPSMRVKNAEFLKWLLRVGNGKIDVPDTEDPLNSRWVQIPDQFFDLQQKAIVCLKNNAADTINNLIVDMVDGLVTTYCSYDTATPHGNDDGEAELLYPTEYLNTLNYPGLPPHELHLKRVYQPFCFTTLIYQVGFVMAHE; this is encoded by the exons ATGCGACTACTTAGGCCAGGGCTGACACCATCAATGAGGGTGAAGAACGCAGAATTTTTGAAGTGGTTGTTGAGAGTAGGAAATGGTAAAATTGATGTGCCTGACACAGAAGACCCGTTAAATAGTCGTTGGGTACAAATCCCTGATCAGTTCT TTGACCTGCAGCAAAAAGCAATTGTCTGTCTCAAGAACAACGCTGCCGATACGATAAACAACTTAATCGTCGATATGGTTGATGGTCTAGTTACAACTTACTGCAGCTACGACACTGCAACTCCACATGGAAATGACGATGGTGAGGCGGAGTTGCTCTACCCTACAGAATATCTAAATACGCTGAACTACCCTGGGTTGCCACCGCATGAGTTACATTTAAAAAGGGTGTACCAGCCATTCTGCTTCACAACATTAATATATCAGGTGGGCTTTGTAATGGCACACGAATGA
- the LOC139888804 gene encoding uncharacterized protein produces MLAKSVEAEIITGTRVGEKVFFPRMRLIHKEPMLSFILKRQQFPLKISYAMTINKSQGQSLNQIGIYLPKPLFGHGQLYVALSRATLPGGLKLQIKKHEDHGPNVTKNIVYTDFLSAITDFEAAPPARSTC; encoded by the coding sequence ATGTTAGCCAAGTCAGTGGAAGCCGAAATTATTACGGGCACCCGCGTCGGTGAGAAGGTCTTTTTCCCAAGAATGAGACTTATCCACAAGGAACCAATGTTGTCGTTCATTCTGAAGAGACAACAATTCCCGTTAAAAATCTCATACGCGATGACTATAAACAAAAGCCAGGGTCAATCACTCAACCAAATTGGAATTTATCTACCAAAACCTCTATTCGGTCACGGGCAGCTCTATGTTGCGCTGTCGAGAGCTACATTACCGGGCGGTTTGAAACTGCAAATTAAAAAACATGAAGACCACGGGCCTAACGTAACCAAAAATATTGTCTACACAGATTTTTTATCCGCAATTACCGACTTTGAGGCAGCACCACCTGCCCGTTCCACCTGCTAA